The following coding sequences are from one Pseudopipra pipra isolate bDixPip1 unplaced genomic scaffold, bDixPip1.hap1 HAP1_SCAFFOLD_517, whole genome shotgun sequence window:
- the LOC135408538 gene encoding LOW QUALITY PROTEIN: scavenger receptor cysteine-rich type 1 protein M130-like (The sequence of the model RefSeq protein was modified relative to this genomic sequence to represent the inferred CDS: inserted 2 bases in 1 codon), translated as MGRGLCASRGSSGAPVAERAGGLWSCPGGSGGAFPGPPPAPLDPRGCAAAPAHRGPLPSGREGAGTGKGESPPGSGRREREWGMGNGEWGTGNVPSAPGGSAHGAWSRAGAMGGGSASFSCAFPPTPGPIPALVRDTVPCPWKGGLGGADGVPGNHCRGPRPPRGDRSCAVPCCRPGRVSVRAGGPGSCGRSVRHHGDTPGLSRVGSSPTSRGGVTRGRWQVAGARSHAGLAALGGACAAAGVTPPGTRCSPALALQQRLSPVLTLRHKRDPEGAAAPPSRTPCLRWCSVPAHPGGCPTEWVLCPPVPCPCPGAGAQSGGVIGAGAGGRSRVRSVPRPRPRRAVTASFLPRRRGERGGTAAAAPPCATARARPRDPPPPRGAGGCSHRPGRGHPGRGPRGSASSRSSGRSRGGSGGIGAESCQRGDGSCRAPAAELDPRGETGGAPPAQVLGGAAPPGDIRVPAHCGEVCDARSGAEPHIWARSRLLEAVALQLGDPPADKGSPGAAACTGSXALPLHHPLPALGVRDLSGMGPVRALGLLLCLQLCGGSGQLRLVGGGGRCAGRVEVNHDGEWGSVCVYDLEALWATVVCRQLGCGRVAWAYPYAPFGQGSGRIWLQPYCHGTEEVLEECQHFGWGQHQCGHEWDVGVICTGEGDRLAVPGAELCRCPGAEAMELRLVDGGDPCAGRVEVKLRGHWGSVADDNWDMKDAEVVCQQLGCGSAAGAYAARDRFGTGTGPISLVLVVCHGEEATLWDCKIFNWGPYRGTHDYDTAVICQGFSRLVGGDGACAGRLEVRQRQAWVGVCAEHVDMKVAQVVCRELGCGAALAIPGSGRFGAGTGPLWEGGFNCTGSEPLLSACARRVPHSQGCAGHATIICSPYTGFRLGNSSSGCAGRVEVAVRGTWGSVCATNWDLPDADVLCRHLGCGHAVTVPPGGSFGSGDGPLRPDAFGCSGSERHPGECPVAVLGEPPCTPGNAAAVNCSGTINSVRLVEGESRCDGRLEEAITTPAWRRVPVEQWKRWDVDMVCAVLGCGLPKEIYTALGMAPTALTSSAREEDVVTEETDVMMEEMYDISGMGPELSRSLEEMEDVAEEISEVLGMGPAPTSSPEEMVIVCSGSRRVRLAGGAGRCAGRVEVYAGGTWSSVCQERWDLRAAAVVCRELGCGAALEAPGSARFGPGAGTAWPYVVECAGSEESLWECPRSEGRECERGAGAGAVCSEQLSLRLAGGRGRCSGYLELLHNGTWGRVCATGTSPGTAAAVCRQLGCGDGGQLAPAPAQQPAPAWLAWVGCEEGARSLWGCPSAPWHLHSCGPGGDAYVACAEDSDNPSETASTPCPDGATCTAVPSSSGPAVARGTVPVPSGQVARGTVPVAVVLCVVLGTLLCLALGALAVLMCRARAWRRGPGRAVGAIPDAIYEELDYSAMPEYQEVPSRPGSPREGSVKKLLCYTGDSVEGSDSGAAPVPAPPALPGHRTLDGYDDATAGTSDGYDDAMAGTLDGYDDAMAVPEESPTPSTGDISEGVAQRGWICVPPTGGSCPPPSPPGATRDPPGQPPGHMDCDDVGAGTPGMSQ; from the exons atgggcagggggctctgtgccagccgggggagcagcggggcccccgtggcagagagggcaggggggctgtggagctgccccggggggagcgggggggccTTTCCTGGGCCGCCTCCAGCCCCCCTCGATccccggggctgcgctgccgcCCCCGCCCACCGGGGGCCGCTGCCGTCGGGCCGTGAGGGAGCGGGAACGGGGAAGGGGGAAAGTCCCCCCGGCTCGGGCCGCAGGGAGCGGGAATGGGGAATGGGGAACGGGGAATGGGGAACGGGGAACGTCCCCTCGGCTCCCGGGGGCTCCGCGCACGGGGCGTGGTCACGGGCCGGGGCCATGGGCGGGGGGTCCGCATCTTTCTCCTGcgccttcccccccaccccgggccCCATTCCAGCGCTTGTGAGGGACACGGTGCCGTGTCCTTGGAAGGGAGGGTTGGGAGGCGCTGACGGTGTCCCCGGGAACCACTGCCGGggtccccgcccgccgcggggAGACCGGAGCTGTGCCGTCCCCTGCTGCCGGCCCGGCCGGGTCTCCGTGCGGGCGGGAGGGCCGGGCAGCTGCGGCAGGTCCGTGCGACACCATGGGGACACCCCAGGGCTCTCCAGGGTTGGGAGCAGCCCCACAAGCCGCGGCGGGGTGACACGGGGGCGCTGGCAGGTGGCAGGTGCCCGGTCCCACGCGGGGCTGGCGGCCCTTGGCGGTGCCTGCGCCGCTGCAGGTGTGACCCCGCCGGGAACACGCTGTTCCCCggcactggcactgcagcagcGGCTCAGCCCCGTCCTCACCCTCAGGCACAAGCGAGACCccgagggagctgctgctcccccctcccgcaCGCCTTGTTTGCGGTGGTGCTCGGTGCCGGCTCACCCAGGCGGGTGCCCCACCGAGTGGGTTCTGTGCCCCCCCGTGCCTTGCCCGTGCCCAGGTGCCGGCGCGCAGAGCGGCGGCGTTATCGGTGCCGGCGCAGGTGGCAGGAGCCGCGTGCGGTCGGTGCCTCGGCCGCGTCCCCGGCGGGCGGTGACCGCCTCCTTCCTGCCCCGGCGGCGAGGCGAGCGCGGGGGCACAGCTGCGGCAGCCCCGCCATGTGCCACCGCCCGCGCGAGGCCCCGGGacccgccgcccccgcggggAGCCGGGGGCTGCTCCCACCGCCCGGGGAGGGGGCACCCGGGGAGGGGGCCCCGGGGCTCTGCCTCCAGCCGCTCCTCGGGGCGGTCCCGTGGAGGCTCCGGCGGGATTGGGGCTGAATCCTGTCAGCGCGGGGATGGCTCTTGCCGGGCTCCAGCGGCAGAGTTGGACCCACGGGGGGAAACAGGAGGGGCCCCCCCGGCCCAGGTGCTGGGGGGGGCGGCTCCCCCCGGGGACATCCGTGTGCCGGCCCACTGTGGCGAGGTGTGTGACGCCAGAAGCGGAGCCGAGCCTCATATTTGGGCACGAAGCAGGTTATTGGAGGCCGTGGCCCTGCAGCTGGGCGATCCCCCGGCTGATAAAGGctcccctggtgctgctgcctgcaccgGCTC GGCGCTGCCGCTCCATCATCCCCTGCCTGCGCTGGGGGTGCGGGACCTGTCGGGGATGGGGCCGGTCcgggctctggggctgctgctgtgcctgcagctgtgTGGGG GCTCCGGGCAGCTGCGGCTGgtggggggcggcgggcgctgtGCCGGACGCGTGGAGGTGAATCACGACGGTGAGTGGGGCTCCGTCTGCGTCTACGACTTGGAAGCCCTCTGGGCCACCGTGGTGTGCcggcagctgggctgtggccGCGTGGCATGGGCGTACCCGTACGCCCCGTTCGGGCAGGGCAGCGGCCGGATCTGGCTCCAGCCCTACtgccatggcactgaggaggtgctggaggagtGTCAGCACTTCGGATGGGGTCAGCATCAGTGCGGCCACGAGTGGGACGTGGGGGTGATCTGCACAGGTGAGGGGGACAGGCTGGCCGTGCCGGG ggctgagctgtgccGGTGTCCCGGTGCAGAGGCCATGGAGCTGAGGCTGGTGGATGGTGGCGATCCCTGTGCAGGGAGGGTGGAGGTGAAGCTGCGAGGACACTGGGGCTCGGTAGCCGATGACAACTGGGACATGAAGGACGCCGAGGTggtgtgccagcagctgggctgtggctcGGCTGCCGGCGCCTACGCTGCCCGCGACCGCTTTGGCACAGGGACCGGGCCCATCAGCCTGGTCCTGGTGGTCTGCCACGGGGAGGAGGCCACACTGTGGGACTGCAAGATCTTCAACTGGGGACCCTACCGCGGTACCCATGACTATGACACTGCCGTCATCTGCCAAG GGTTTTCCCGTCTGGTCGGAGGTGACGGAGCCTGTGCCGGGCGGTTGGAGGTGCGGCAGCGCCAGGCCTGGGTTGGCGTCTGCGCGGAGCACGTGGACATGAAGGTGGCCCAGGTGGTGTGCCGGGAGCTGGGCTGCGGCGCGGCGCTGGCCATCCCCGGCAGCGGCCGGTTTGGGGCGGGAACGGGGCCGCTGTGGGAGGGGGGGTTCAACTGCACCGGCAGCGAGCCCCTCCTCAGCGCCTGCGCCCGGCGGGTgccccacagccagggctgcGCTGGCCACGCCACCATCATCTGCTCCC CCTACACGGGCTTCCggctggggaacagcagctcgggCTGTGCCGGGCGGGTGGAGGTGGCGGTGAGGGGCACGTGGGGGTCCGTCTGCGCCACCAACTGGGACCTGCCCGATGCCGACGTCCTGTGCCGCCACCTGGGCTGTGGCCACGCCGTCACCGTGCCCCCGGGAGGCTCCTTCGGCAGCGGGGACGGGCCGCTGAGGCCGGACGCCTTCGGCTGCAGCGGGAGCGAGCGGCACCCGGGCGAGTGCCCCGTGGCGGTGCTGGGGGAGCCCCCCTGCACCCCGGGGAACGCCGCCGCCGTCAACTGCTCAG GCACCATCAATTCCGTGCGGCTGGTGGAGGGTGAGAGCCGGTGTGACGGGCGGCTGGAGGAGGCCATAACCACCCCAGCCTGGCGCCGTGTGCCTGTGGAGCAGTGGAAGAGATGGGATGTCGACAtggtgtgtgctgtgctgggttGTGGCCTGCCAAAGGAGATCTACACAGCCTTGGGTATGGCACCCACTGCACTGACCAGCAGCGCCAGGGAGGAGGATGTCGTGACGGAGGAGACGGATGTCATGATGGAGGAGATGTACGACATCTCGGGGATGGGCCCTGAGCTGTCCAGGAGCCTCGAGGAGATGGAGGACGTGGCAGAGGAGATCTCCGAGGTCTTAGGGATGGGCCCTGCACCAaccagcagccctgaggagatgGTCATCGTCTGCTCAG GCAGCCGGCGGGTGAGGCtggcgggcggtgccgggcgcTGCGCCGGGCGCGTGGAGGTCTATGCCGGTGGCACCTGGAGCAGCGTGTGCCAGGAGCGCTGGGACCTGCGGGCCGCCGCCGTTGTGTGccgggagctgggctgtggcgCGGCACTGGAGGCCCCCGGCTCGGCGCGCTTCGGCCCCGGCGCGGGGACAGCGTGGCCGTACGTGGTTGAGTGCGCCGGGAGCGAGGAGTCTCTCTGGGAATGCCCACGCTCGGAAGGGCGCGAGTGcgagcgcggggccggggccggggccgtcTGCTCAG agcagctctccctgcggctggcgggcgggcgcgggcgCTGCAGCGGGtacctggagctgctccacaACGGCACCTGGGGCCGCGTGTGCGCCACCGGCACCagccccggcaccgccgccgccgtctgccggcagctgggctgtggggacgGGGGGCAGCTGGCACCCGCCCCCGCCCAGCAGCCGGCCCCCGCCTGGCTGGCCTGGGTGGGCTGCGAGGAGGGGGCCCGCTCGCTCTGGGGGTGCCCCTCGGCACCCTGGCACCTGCATTCCTGCGGCCCCGGAGGGGACGCCTACGTGGCTTGTGCGGAGGACAGTGACAACCCCAGCGAGACAGCCAGCACCCCGTGCCCGGACGGGGCCACCTGCACAG ctgtccccagcagcagcGGCCCTGCGGTGGCCAGGGGGACTGTGCCGGTGCCAAGCGGGCAGGTGGCCAGGGGGACTGTGCCGGTGGCGGTGGTGCTGTGCGTGGTCCTGGGGACGCTGCTGTGCCTGGCCCTGGGCGCCCTGGCCGTGCTGATGTGCCGTGCCCGCGCTTGGCGCCGAG GCCCCGGCAGAGCCGTGGGTGCCATCCCCGACGCCATCTACGAGGAGCTGGACTACAGCGCGATGCCGGAGTACCAGGAGGTGCCCAGTCGCCCAG GTTCCCCGCGGGAGGGCTCAGTGAAGAAGCTGCTGTGTTACACCGGGGACAGCGTGGAGGGGAGTGACAGCGGGGCAGCCCCAG tcccagccccccctgccctgcccgggcaCAGAACCCTGGATGGCTACGACGATGCCACAGCAGGAACCTCGGATGGCTACGACGATGCCATGGCTGGAACCCTGGATGGCTACGACGATGCCatggctgtgccagaggagtcccccactcccagcactggggacaTCTCCGAAGGGGTGGCACAGAGAGGCTGGATCTGTGTCCCACCCACAG GTGGGAGCTGCCCCCCTCCAAGTCCCCCCGGAGCCACAAGGGACCCCCCGGGACAGCCCCCGGGGCACATGGACTGTGATGATGTCGGCGCCGGCACCCCGGGGATGTCGCAGTGA